DNA sequence from the Chryseobacterium indicum genome:
ATATTTGGAATCAGGAATCATAAAATATTGCCCTGTGTTTAAAGTAGCAACAGGAACAACTTCGTTATTCACACGGATTTCCGTATTGTCTTCTGTGGCAATTACCAAAGCACCTTCCATGTTTGATCCTATACTTCCGTTGCCTTTTACCAAAGCGAATTCATTTCCTAAGCGATCTACGGGAACCGACTGATCCATGAGAATATCAGAACTCTGAGGATAGTTTCCTGCATATTGTCCGTTGAAATTTCCATTGGTAACGTTGATGTTTTTATTGGCTGTAATTTTGGCACCGATAAATCCGTCAAAGTTTCCCGTAATATTTCCGATTCCGTCGATGATGTAGGATTGTCCTTTATTTAAATTGAAAGTAATCGTAGGGTTTGTTGCTCCGGTGGTTCCGTTTGAAAACTGTACGGTGGGTTTGTACCCTGTTATGGTAACCGTAGTATTGTCTTCAGTTGCCAGAACACTCGTCATAAAATTCAGGATTGAATTACTCACGGAGATTGGTGCATTGGCTGCATAAAAAGTTTTTCCGGTGGAAGGAATTCCTTTTGAAGTAATAATTTCAGCATGATTAAATACCGAAAATCTTAGGTTGGCGTAGAAGGGAAATTCTGCTTTTACATAAAGTCCTTTGGTTGTTGGCGTAAAAAGATCTGTCTGCTGTGATGTAATAATATAATCTCTTAAAATATCAACTTTTTGAGGATTTCCTTTGCTGATTGTTGCCGTGGCAATTAAAGTATTGTTGTTATAAATTTCTACCGGAAAAGGCGTAGTACGGTTAGTAGAAAGATATAATTTCTGATTGGGATTTGAATTTCCTGTACGGTCTACCATGGGCGCAAACCAGTGTTCTCTATCCAATTGTGCAAGTGTAGAGGTGAAAAACAGAATTAAAAATAGAAAAGATAGAATTTTCTTCATTCAGGTATAGCCTTTAACACAAATTTAATAATAAAAAGCTTTCTGAACTAAAAAAAATAAAAAAACCATGATATCAAAATCATGGTTTTTTCGGAGAATATTTTTTAAAGAATATTAAAAATTAATTTCTGTTTTTCACTAAAATCCATCCGGAATATTTAATCAGAGTCTGCTTACCGTTTGGCTCGTTCCAGCTTACATCGTACCAATAATTTCCTGTAGGTACTTTTTTGCCGCCCACTGCGCCATCCCATTTATATCCGTTTTCTTTATTTCCCTGATGCATTTTTGCTCCGTATCTGTCGTAAATATTGAACACAAGGTTTTTCTTGTTTCCTAATGCGGAATAATCGATCATATCGTTTACACCATCTCCGTTTGGCGTAATGACGTTAATAAGATTAGGTACGGTAACCTCTACCTGCATTGGAGAACAGTTATAAGAATCCTTTACGTAGAACGTATTATTTCCTCTCGGAACATTTGTAAATACATTAGAATCCTGCCAGTGAATGTTATCTATTGAATATTGGTAAGGAGCAGTTCCTCCCAATACATTTACCGTAACGGTATTGTTTGAAATATCAATGTTTGAAATAACAGGCTGTTCTGAGGCGTATACTTTTACCGTCTGTCTTGTTACACAATTTCCGGTTTTAAGATCTACCCAGTAAGTTCCTGTACTAACATTGCTGATCGACTGCGTAGTTGCTCCTGTACTCCATAAATAGGCAGTAAATCCGGGACCTGCATCTAGCGTTGTCTTGTTTTCAATACAGATAATTTTATCCTGCAAAATACTGGAGTAAACCGGAGGGAGAACAATTAATGTAACTTTGGCAATTCTGAAACATCCGTTTGCGTTGCTTACTTTTACAAAAACGACTCCGTTGGGTGCAACATAATTCGCTGGGTTGATGATTTCATTGGTTCCGAGCTGTGCATCCGTTAAAGAAGGATAATATTTTTTTGTAATTCCTGTAGTGGTAGTTACAAGAGCTGTTGTAAGGTCAAATAATGCGGTTGCGGGATTAGAAGGAATAAAACATGATCTCAGTGTTGCATCCGTTACTGTAGGACTTGCAGAAACAGTTAACGTTAAAGTTACCTGCTCACAATCTGTAAAATCAGGATCATTTCCACAGAACTTATAAACAATAGTATCTGTACCCGTAAAACCGAAATTAGGTGTATAAATGATGACTCCGTTCGGATCAATAACCGCAGAACCATTTGTTGGAGGAGTAACAATTGTTACTGTGCTCGGGACGTAAGTCTGAGTAGAATTTGTAAAAGACGGAACCACTGCCTGAAAACCTTCGCAAACTGTAAGAGCTTTTGTCGATTTCTGAAGACATGTATACACTTTATAAACCGGAGTGATGGCAGGAACGCATGATCCCACAGTAATTCTTACAGTATAATTTCCCGCTACTGTCGGAGTATAGCTATTCGAATTGGCTCCGGGAATAGGATTCCCGTTTAGGAACCATTGGTAGGTTTCATAACTGTCGTCCACTTCAAGAACAAGTCCGGGAATACAGTCTCCCGTCTGTTTTGTAATTAAAGGGATAGAAGAGAATCCGGCGAAATATCCTCCGTAACCTGCGGTACTGTATCCTCCGTTTACTCCGGCTGTTACAGCTTTTGTTGAGGTTACCGTCACATTTCCTGTAATTCCTGTAATAGCATAAGTTACCCAGTTCGTATTTCCTGTTAACGGATAAGGTCCCTGAGCAGCAGTTGGAGTGGCTCCATTCACCGTAACAGCAGCTCCGGCTTCTGTAAGAATATTAAGCTTTAAGGTTACTCCGGAAACACTAGGCATTTCATTGATCTTTCCGATCTCATCAATTTTTCTTGGAAGGAAACAGTTTAGCGGCGGAATATAATTGTATCCTCCTGTATTATTTTCTGTACCTACACCCACCAATTGATATAAATATACATTTTTAGAAGTAGAAATAAACATATTAAAGTGTCCGCTTGCACCCCCTTGCTGAATGTAGTTTGTTTCATTAATTCTGTACCATTCTCCTGCATTGATTGTGGCAATAGGAGCGGTAGCTCCGTTAATGAAAATCTGTGTATTGTCTTCTGTCGCAATTACAATTCCGCCCTCCATATTTTCTGCCGGAGCGGTAGATCTTGTTTTTACCATGGCAAAGGTATTCCCGAGTCTTTCCACCGGAACAGACTGGTCCATAATTAAATCTGAACCGCTTGAACTTAATGCTCCGAAATTTCCGTTTGCACTTCCGTTGGTTAATGTGATGGGTTTGTTTGAAACTACTTTTGCCCCGATGAATCCGGTAAGGTTTGCCGAGGTACCATTGTTTCCGGCCATAATGTAAGACTGACCTTTGTTCAGTGTGAATGACTGTGAGTTGGCTCCGGAAGGAGTTCCTCCTAAAAATACCAATCCGGAAGTATTCCATGTAACAGTAACCTGAGTATTGTCTTCCGTTGCTAAAATACCTGCTGTGAAATTATTAGAAGTACCTGTTCCCGCGTTTGTATTGGGAGGATTAGCTACAAAGAACAATTTTCCTATTCCGGCCTTCCCTTTAGAAGTAATAATTTCTCCGTGAGAAGTCTGGGCGGATCTTAAAGTACAGTAAAAAGGTTTGTCGCCTTTTAAGTACAATCCTTTTGTAATGACCTGAAGGGCTTCCGATGGAGTTGTTGCGGAAATAAGATTTGCGGTTACTGTATACGTTTGCGGATTTCCTTTGCTGATGGTCACAGTAGTAAGCAGTGCATTGTTGCTGTAGATTTTCACATCAAACGGGGTGGTAGAGTCAGTAGAAAGATATACTGCATTGGTATATCCTGTTGTGGATGCATAATAAGGTGCAATCCAGTGCTCTGTATCCCTCTGTGCAAATATGGTACTAATGCTGAAAA
Encoded proteins:
- a CDS encoding T9SS type B sorting domain-containing protein encodes the protein MNKILLSFVLMFFSISTIFAQRDTEHWIAPYYASTTGYTNAVYLSTDSTTPFDVKIYSNNALLTTVTISKGNPQTYTVTANLISATTPSEALQVITKGLYLKGDKPFYCTLRSAQTSHGEIITSKGKAGIGKLFFVANPPNTNAGTGTSNNFTAGILATEDNTQVTVTWNTSGLVFLGGTPSGANSQSFTLNKGQSYIMAGNNGTSANLTGFIGAKVVSNKPITLTNGSANGNFGALSSSGSDLIMDQSVPVERLGNTFAMVKTRSTAPAENMEGGIVIATEDNTQIFINGATAPIATINAGEWYRINETNYIQQGGASGHFNMFISTSKNVYLYQLVGVGTENNTGGYNYIPPLNCFLPRKIDEIGKINEMPSVSGVTLKLNILTEAGAAVTVNGATPTAAQGPYPLTGNTNWVTYAITGITGNVTVTSTKAVTAGVNGGYSTAGYGGYFAGFSSIPLITKQTGDCIPGLVLEVDDSYETYQWFLNGNPIPGANSNSYTPTVAGNYTVRITVGSCVPAITPVYKVYTCLQKSTKALTVCEGFQAVVPSFTNSTQTYVPSTVTIVTPPTNGSAVIDPNGVIIYTPNFGFTGTDTIVYKFCGNDPDFTDCEQVTLTLTVSASPTVTDATLRSCFIPSNPATALFDLTTALVTTTTGITKKYYPSLTDAQLGTNEIINPANYVAPNGVVFVKVSNANGCFRIAKVTLIVLPPVYSSILQDKIICIENKTTLDAGPGFTAYLWSTGATTQSISNVSTGTYWVDLKTGNCVTRQTVKVYASEQPVISNIDISNNTVTVNVLGGTAPYQYSIDNIHWQDSNVFTNVPRGNNTFYVKDSYNCSPMQVEVTVPNLINVITPNGDGVNDMIDYSALGNKKNLVFNIYDRYGAKMHQGNKENGYKWDGAVGGKKVPTGNYWYDVSWNEPNGKQTLIKYSGWILVKNRN